A genomic region of Methylobacterium durans contains the following coding sequences:
- a CDS encoding NUDIX hydrolase, translating into MLEAAPLGFRLSRLRSVSARLVPFDWAWAEDHAEMIAENWRRRLAERTGLFDGPVLLACGLSIVDGHCEAQLFETRYSRFIAFRDAGSPDARVANAFAAIVPVARDGSVLLGEMGPHTANGGQIYFPCGTPDRDDVRGEAVDLAGSAARELREETGLSLPDGLAEEWVLLKGEGQFAFLRPVPFPEDAEDLRARMECHRAGEAEPELARIVIARGPGDVDRARMPGFVRAFLADAFADQR; encoded by the coding sequence TTGCTTGAGGCGGCACCGCTCGGCTTCCGCCTCTCCCGCCTGCGTAGCGTCTCGGCCCGCCTCGTGCCCTTCGATTGGGCCTGGGCCGAGGACCATGCAGAGATGATCGCGGAGAATTGGCGGCGGCGCCTCGCTGAACGGACCGGCCTGTTCGACGGGCCGGTGCTCCTCGCCTGCGGCCTCTCGATCGTGGACGGGCATTGCGAGGCGCAGCTCTTCGAGACGCGTTATTCCCGTTTCATCGCCTTCCGTGACGCCGGCTCGCCGGACGCGCGGGTGGCCAACGCCTTCGCGGCCATCGTGCCGGTGGCCCGCGACGGCTCCGTGCTCCTCGGCGAGATGGGCCCGCATACGGCGAATGGCGGTCAGATCTACTTCCCCTGCGGCACGCCCGACCGCGACGACGTGCGGGGCGAGGCCGTCGACCTCGCGGGCTCGGCCGCGCGGGAGCTGCGCGAGGAGACGGGCCTCTCCCTGCCGGACGGCCTCGCGGAGGAATGGGTCCTGCTCAAGGGCGAGGGGCAGTTCGCCTTCCTGCGGCCCGTCCCGTTCCCGGAGGATGCGGAGGACCTGCGGGCACGCATGGAGTGCCATCGCGCCGGGGAGGCCGAGCCCGAACTCGCCCGCATCGTCATTGCCCGCGGACCCGGCGACGTCGACCGGGCCCGGATGCCGGGCTTCGTGCGGGCCTTCCTCGCCGACGCCTTCGCGGATCAGCGGTAG
- a CDS encoding spermidine synthase: MIPWVHLDTGAIPGESVPLRLMRRGDEYSIVVGTIELMNNRLRGSEEALAAITCERLRDRPRARILIGGLGMGFTLRAALKDLGPEARVVVAELVPAVTSWARGPLAHLFGGSLDDPRVELVEADVNRLIQSGPGQYDAILLDVDNGPEGMVRRENDRLYDSWGLKRAHYALRPGGLLGVWSGGPDRHFKSRLQRSGFSVDELRVRANGGTSGRRHVLWIAERREAGANPPARKAAR; this comes from the coding sequence GTGATCCCATGGGTCCATCTCGATACCGGCGCCATACCGGGCGAGAGCGTCCCGCTGCGCCTCATGCGCCGCGGTGACGAGTACTCGATCGTGGTCGGGACGATCGAACTGATGAACAACCGGCTCCGGGGATCGGAGGAGGCGCTCGCTGCGATCACCTGCGAGCGGCTGCGCGACCGCCCGCGCGCCAGGATCCTGATCGGCGGCCTGGGCATGGGCTTCACGCTGCGCGCGGCCCTGAAGGACCTGGGGCCTGAGGCACGCGTCGTCGTCGCGGAACTGGTGCCGGCCGTGACCTCCTGGGCGCGCGGCCCGCTCGCGCACCTGTTCGGGGGCAGCCTCGACGACCCGCGCGTCGAGCTGGTGGAGGCGGACGTGAACCGTCTCATCCAGTCGGGTCCCGGCCAGTACGACGCGATCCTGCTGGACGTCGACAACGGGCCCGAGGGGATGGTGAGGCGCGAGAACGACCGCCTGTACGATTCCTGGGGCCTCAAGCGCGCCCATTACGCCCTTCGGCCGGGCGGCCTCCTGGGCGTCTGGTCGGGCGGCCCGGACCGACACTTCAAATCCCGCCTGCAACGGTCGGGCTTCTCCGTCGACGAGCTCCGCGTCCGCGCGAACGGCGGCACGAGCGGGCGGCGCCACGTGCTCTGGATCGCGGAGCGCCGGGAGGCGGGTGCGAACCCTCCAGCCCGGAAGGCGGCGCGCTGA
- a CDS encoding 2-isopropylmalate synthase, whose product MTTTQTGSAKDRVLIFDTTLRDGEQCPGATMTLDEKLAVAELLDAMGVDIIEAGFPIASNGDFEAVAEIARRSKRATIAGLARAIPADIARAGEAVGHAHRGRIHTFVSTSPIHLAHQMRKSQDEVLEIILKTVAQARDLVEDVEWSAMDATRTPIDYLCRCVEAAIRSGATTINLPDTVGYATPSEYRAMFEAVRSRVPNADKAIFSVHCHDDLGLAIANSLAGVEGGARQVECTVNGIGERAGNAALEEIVMAIRTRGDVMPYETGVESTMLTRASKLVSHATNFPVQYNKAIVGRNAFAHESGIHQDGMLKHTETYEIMTPASVGVSKTSLVMGKHSGRAAFRSKLDELGLHLAENQFQDVFDRFKALADRKKHVYDEDIEALVDENLATAHDRIRLVSLSVIAGTRGPQRATMKIDMDGRTFTEEADGNGPVDAVFNCIKALVPHEAQLELYQVHAVTEGTDAQAEVSVRLKAGERSMTARGADPDTLVASAKAYLSALNKLSAAAVRLHAQHAAAE is encoded by the coding sequence ATGACCACGACCCAGACCGGCTCGGCCAAGGACCGCGTTCTCATCTTCGACACGACGCTGCGCGACGGCGAGCAATGCCCCGGCGCCACCATGACGCTCGACGAGAAGCTCGCGGTGGCCGAACTCCTCGACGCGATGGGCGTCGACATCATCGAGGCGGGCTTCCCCATCGCCTCGAACGGCGATTTCGAGGCGGTGGCCGAGATCGCCCGCCGCTCGAAGCGTGCCACCATCGCGGGACTCGCCCGCGCCATCCCGGCCGATATCGCGCGGGCGGGCGAAGCGGTCGGCCACGCGCATCGCGGCCGCATCCACACCTTCGTCTCCACCTCGCCGATCCACCTCGCGCACCAGATGCGCAAGAGCCAGGACGAGGTGCTGGAGATCATCCTGAAGACGGTGGCCCAGGCGCGCGACCTCGTCGAGGACGTGGAATGGTCGGCCATGGACGCGACGCGCACGCCGATCGATTACCTCTGCCGCTGCGTCGAGGCGGCGATCCGCTCGGGCGCCACCACGATCAACCTGCCGGACACGGTGGGCTACGCCACGCCGTCCGAATACCGCGCCATGTTCGAGGCGGTGCGCTCGCGCGTGCCGAATGCCGACAAGGCCATCTTCTCGGTGCATTGCCACGACGATCTCGGCCTCGCCATCGCCAACTCGCTGGCCGGCGTCGAGGGCGGCGCGCGGCAGGTCGAGTGCACGGTCAACGGCATCGGCGAACGGGCGGGCAACGCGGCGCTGGAGGAGATCGTCATGGCGATCCGCACCCGCGGCGACGTGATGCCCTACGAGACCGGCGTCGAGTCGACGATGCTGACCCGCGCCTCGAAGCTCGTCTCCCACGCGACGAACTTCCCTGTGCAGTACAACAAGGCCATCGTCGGCCGGAACGCCTTCGCCCACGAGAGCGGCATCCACCAGGACGGGATGCTGAAGCACACCGAGACCTACGAGATCATGACCCCGGCCTCGGTCGGCGTCAGCAAGACCTCGCTGGTGATGGGCAAGCACTCGGGCCGGGCCGCCTTCCGCTCAAAGCTCGACGAGCTCGGACTGCATCTGGCCGAGAACCAGTTCCAAGACGTCTTCGATCGCTTCAAGGCGCTCGCCGACCGCAAGAAGCATGTCTACGACGAGGACATCGAGGCGCTGGTGGACGAGAACCTCGCCACCGCCCATGACCGCATCCGCCTCGTCTCGCTCTCAGTCATCGCCGGCACCCGCGGGCCGCAGCGCGCCACCATGAAGATCGACATGGACGGGCGCACCTTCACCGAGGAGGCGGACGGCAACGGCCCGGTCGACGCGGTGTTCAACTGCATCAAGGCGCTGGTCCCGCACGAGGCGCAACTCGAACTCTACCAAGTCCACGCCGTGACCGAGGGCACGGACGCGCAGGCCGAAGTCTCGGTGCGCCTCAAGGCGGGCGAGCGCTCCATGACCGCCCGCGGCGCCGACCCGGACACGCTGGTGGCCTCCGCCAAGGCCTACCTCTCGGCGCTGAACAAGCTCTCGGCGGCGGCGGTGCGCCTGCATGCCCAGCATGCGGCGGCCGAATAG
- a CDS encoding DUF927 domain-containing protein yields the protein MTAYINLDDFGDASPEDESETTIQDSGVVWPPGYSLRSDGLWYEPGEDKNALQLSGPFYVLGLARDPDGQGWSIALTWTDPDGRPHRAFVPRADLLGTGVDALRPLVASGLIIAQDPGRIRLFKQALAQLECRARVRLVKSAGWHGAAFVLPNRTIGSAADETIVFDGQAGAARYATNGTLRDWIKQVAAPATANSRLVLALSTAFAGPLNDLLQWEGGGVHLVGSSSSGKSTALVAAGSVWGGGGRAGFVHTWRATGNGLESIARSHSGTLLALDELGEIDPREAAKTIYMLGNGVSKIRATREADTRPRAEWRAMLLSAGEIGLADKIVEAGGGRRPGHKCGSPTCRRMLGSVSACSSALTAWSLPSSPRPARNRHCRSTVQQGPHSLRLSPATRPRPSTLPGPISRRSRRACWQPAPSLMVRLSEWPSASP from the coding sequence ATGACCGCGTACATCAACCTCGACGATTTCGGCGACGCTTCGCCAGAGGACGAGTCGGAAACTACGATCCAAGACAGCGGTGTCGTCTGGCCGCCGGGCTACAGCCTAAGGTCCGACGGGCTCTGGTACGAACCCGGCGAGGACAAGAACGCCCTGCAACTCTCCGGCCCTTTCTACGTGCTTGGGCTCGCGCGTGACCCGGACGGGCAGGGCTGGTCCATTGCACTCACCTGGACTGACCCCGATGGGCGCCCGCACCGGGCCTTCGTGCCGCGTGCCGATCTGCTCGGGACCGGCGTCGATGCTCTGCGCCCGCTCGTTGCTTCGGGGCTCATCATCGCGCAGGACCCCGGCCGCATCAGGCTGTTCAAACAGGCACTCGCGCAGCTAGAGTGCCGAGCCCGCGTGCGGCTGGTGAAGAGCGCCGGCTGGCACGGTGCGGCTTTCGTGCTGCCGAACAGGACGATCGGCAGCGCGGCCGACGAAACGATTGTCTTCGACGGGCAGGCCGGCGCCGCGCGCTACGCGACGAACGGCACGCTGCGGGATTGGATCAAACAGGTAGCAGCTCCCGCCACCGCCAACTCGCGCTTGGTGTTGGCGCTCTCGACTGCGTTCGCAGGCCCTCTCAACGATCTCCTCCAGTGGGAGGGTGGCGGCGTACACCTCGTCGGCTCTTCCTCGTCCGGCAAGAGCACAGCCCTGGTCGCTGCAGGCAGCGTCTGGGGTGGCGGAGGGCGGGCCGGGTTCGTCCACACGTGGCGCGCCACCGGCAACGGGCTGGAGAGCATTGCGCGCTCGCATTCGGGCACGCTCTTGGCGCTGGACGAGCTCGGCGAGATCGATCCTCGCGAGGCCGCCAAGACGATCTACATGCTGGGCAATGGGGTCTCGAAGATCCGCGCGACGCGGGAGGCCGACACGCGGCCCCGGGCAGAGTGGCGGGCGATGCTGCTGTCGGCCGGCGAGATCGGGCTGGCCGACAAGATTGTGGAGGCTGGGGGCGGGCGAAGGCCGGGCCACAAGTGCGGCTCGCCGACGTGCCGGCGGATGCTGGGGTCGGTCTCGGCTTGTTCGAGTGCACTCACAGCCTGGAGCCTGCCGAGTTCGCCAAGACCAGCAAGGAATCGGCACTGCAGATCTACGGTACAGCAGGGCCCGCATTCGTTGAGGCTCTCGCCTGCGACCCGGCCGCGGCCGAGCACTCTGCCCGGGCCGATATCAAGGCGATCACGGCGCGCCTGCTGGCAGCCTGCCCCGAGCCTCATGGTGAGATTATCCGAGTGGCCGAGCGCTTCGCCTTGA
- a CDS encoding bifunctional DNA primase/polymerase, with product MLVCICGSSKCLSPGKHLLARLAPNGLKNAITSEHSVTSWFAQAPLANVGLATEPVVVLNVDPRHGGDESRLRPCGFGGTARAVQAQVPRQPPTSHSSKSP from the coding sequence ATGCTGGTTTGCATCTGCGGCTCATCGAAGTGCCTAAGCCCTGGCAAGCACCTGCTGGCCCGCCTCGCACCGAACGGGCTCAAAAACGCAATCACCAGCGAGCACAGTGTGACGAGTTGGTTCGCCCAGGCGCCGCTTGCCAACGTAGGGCTCGCAACGGAGCCTGTTGTGGTTCTCAATGTGGATCCGCGTCACGGCGGTGACGAGAGCCGTTTAAGGCCCTGCGGATTCGGGGGCACGGCTCGCGCAGTACAAGCGCAAGTCCCTCGGCAACCGCCGACAAGCCATTCTTCTAAGTCACCCTGA
- a CDS encoding transcriptional regulator, translating to MKSSDVYLTARQVRERYGSCSDMALWRWLQDEAMQFPRPLVISGRRFWKLVDLEHFEERQATKQMG from the coding sequence ATGAAGAGTTCTGACGTTTACCTTACGGCACGCCAAGTTCGGGAGCGCTACGGCAGCTGTTCAGATATGGCCTTGTGGCGCTGGCTTCAGGACGAAGCAATGCAGTTTCCTCGCCCTCTTGTTATCAGCGGCCGTCGCTTCTGGAAGCTTGTTGACCTCGAACACTTCGAGGAGAGGCAGGCGACCAAGCAGATGGGTTAA
- a CDS encoding polyhydroxyalkanoate depolymerase, with the protein MLYLMRDACDLMLTPARMAAGVAKTACQNPFSPFAYTPSSRAVAASCELFERGTRSYAKPTFDLPASERVVWERPFCRVIAFGAPSAKPKMLIVAPMSGHYATLLRGTVAAFLDTHQVFITDWADAKQVPLSAGRFDLDDYIDYCIAMFEALGPDLHVMAVCQPSVPVLAAIARMEAEDHPLVPQSAVLIGGPIDTRHSPTVVNKLPQERSIDWFRQHCIHAVPWPHAGHGRKVYPGFLQLAGFISINLNRHQTAHWDMFNHLVQGDGDSAAKHREFYDEYLAVMDLTGEFYLQTIETVFIEHAMARGLMRHRDEPVDLGAIRRCALMAIEGEKDDITGIGQTRAALDLATNLPAEKKTYHLQIGAGHYGIFNGSRFRAEIAPKIAAFMQHNASAVSTVSESVLGDVAAPRSGVAQAELPVAALIAREARSRSSASPEVQP; encoded by the coding sequence ATGCTGTACCTGATGCGTGATGCCTGTGACCTGATGCTCACGCCAGCACGCATGGCAGCTGGTGTCGCCAAGACAGCCTGTCAGAACCCGTTCAGCCCATTCGCCTACACGCCCTCCAGCCGCGCCGTCGCTGCCTCCTGCGAGTTGTTCGAGCGGGGCACCCGCAGCTACGCCAAACCCACCTTCGACCTACCCGCGTCCGAGCGGGTGGTGTGGGAGCGCCCGTTCTGCCGCGTCATTGCCTTCGGTGCACCCTCGGCAAAGCCGAAGATGCTGATCGTGGCCCCCATGTCGGGCCACTACGCAACACTCCTGCGCGGCACGGTGGCGGCGTTCCTCGACACGCATCAGGTGTTCATCACCGATTGGGCCGACGCCAAGCAGGTGCCGCTGTCGGCCGGACGCTTCGACCTCGACGACTACATCGACTACTGCATCGCCATGTTCGAGGCGCTGGGGCCGGACCTGCACGTCATGGCAGTCTGCCAGCCGTCCGTGCCGGTTCTCGCCGCGATCGCCCGCATGGAAGCCGAGGATCACCCGCTGGTGCCGCAATCGGCCGTGCTGATCGGCGGCCCCATCGACACCCGCCATTCGCCGACCGTCGTGAACAAGCTGCCCCAAGAGCGCAGCATCGACTGGTTCCGGCAGCACTGCATCCACGCGGTGCCGTGGCCGCACGCGGGCCATGGGCGCAAGGTCTACCCCGGCTTCCTCCAGTTGGCCGGCTTCATCAGCATCAACCTCAACCGCCACCAGACGGCGCATTGGGACATGTTCAACCACCTCGTGCAGGGCGACGGTGACTCGGCCGCCAAGCACCGGGAGTTCTACGACGAGTATCTGGCGGTGATGGATCTCACCGGGGAGTTCTACCTCCAGACGATCGAGACGGTCTTCATCGAGCACGCCATGGCGCGTGGGTTGATGCGGCACCGGGACGAGCCTGTGGATCTCGGCGCGATCCGCCGCTGCGCCCTGATGGCGATCGAGGGGGAGAAGGACGACATCACCGGTATCGGCCAGACGCGCGCGGCTCTGGATCTCGCCACGAACCTGCCGGCCGAGAAGAAGACCTACCACCTCCAGATCGGGGCAGGGCATTACGGCATCTTCAACGGCTCGCGCTTCCGGGCCGAGATCGCGCCGAAGATCGCTGCGTTCATGCAACATAACGCGAGCGCGGTATCCACTGTGAGCGAGTCTGTGCTCGGCGACGTGGCTGCTCCGCGGTCGGGCGTAGCTCAGGCTGAACTGCCCGTAGCGGCGCTCATCGCGCGCGAAGCCCGGTCGCGGAGCAGTGCCTCACCTGAGGTGCAGCCGTAG
- a CDS encoding PAS domain-containing protein: MPDDAAYELDAPDPGWDYEPSRAELFKQITFPAYTTDADGWLTYYNEAAADLWGYRPELGKTRWCGSWRIFTTDGAHLPLDQCPMAVALKEGRAVRGVQAVLERPDGTLIPFMPHPTPLRDASGAIVAGSNVLLPLTAQGRVPPPLDSSGDCWTEALPADLPDGLELDDLTGCLQRTLAAQADVEFGFQIDCERLEAWSASEAEKARIIRQLETKRKRQRFLLNKRLDQLQERAKRLMSREKAGEAAALRMMPESPGTIH, from the coding sequence GTGCCAGACGATGCCGCGTACGAACTCGATGCGCCGGACCCAGGCTGGGACTACGAGCCGTCGCGGGCTGAGTTGTTCAAGCAGATCACGTTTCCTGCCTACACGACCGACGCGGACGGCTGGCTGACCTACTACAACGAGGCGGCGGCCGATCTCTGGGGTTACCGACCCGAACTCGGCAAGACGCGCTGGTGTGGCTCCTGGCGGATCTTCACGACTGACGGCGCTCACCTGCCGCTCGACCAGTGCCCCATGGCCGTGGCGCTGAAGGAGGGGCGGGCCGTGCGCGGGGTGCAGGCTGTGTTGGAGCGGCCAGACGGGACGCTCATCCCGTTCATGCCGCATCCGACGCCGCTGCGCGACGCCTCAGGCGCGATCGTCGCTGGCTCCAACGTGCTCCTGCCGCTCACCGCGCAGGGCCGCGTACCGCCCCCCTTGGATTCTTCCGGCGACTGCTGGACGGAGGCACTGCCCGCGGATCTTCCCGACGGTCTTGAACTCGACGATCTGACGGGCTGCCTTCAGAGAACCTTGGCTGCGCAGGCTGATGTGGAGTTCGGCTTCCAGATTGACTGCGAGCGCCTGGAGGCATGGTCCGCGTCGGAAGCCGAGAAGGCACGCATCATCCGGCAGCTTGAGACGAAGCGGAAGAGGCAGCGTTTCCTGCTGAACAAGCGGCTCGACCAGCTACAGGAGCGGGCCAAGCGGCTCATGTCGCGGGAGAAGGCCGGCGAGGCAGCAGCCCTGAGGATGATGCCGGAATCTCCAGGCACGATCCACTGA
- a CDS encoding IS5 family transposase: MWTDRHRTRHESRLKDMVLQAGLDEVACFLKRADPPGRPEATAARQVLAGIAWHLRTGGGWRALPAGFPPWRTVYGWFRRWIEKGLFESLMRALARRQRRRCGRRPDPRLAVIDTQSVKCIGVRGPRGYDGAKKLVGRKRVALVDAQGHVLALAVVPANVQDRDTLPALDAGKQTWPSLRLALLDGAFTAERCQEWCNLHGMRHRVVEKQPDQKGFVVLERRWVVERTFGWLSHWGGLLRERAGRLDVATGRLACVASLMAANALNNPA, encoded by the coding sequence ATGTGGACGGACCGACATCGGACGCGTCATGAGTCGCGCCTGAAGGACATGGTGTTGCAGGCTGGCTTGGACGAGGTGGCCTGTTTTCTGAAACGAGCCGATCCGCCGGGCCGTCCAGAAGCGACAGCGGCGCGTCAAGTGCTGGCCGGGATCGCTTGGCACCTGCGGACGGGCGGAGGTTGGCGGGCATTGCCGGCCGGCTTTCCGCCCTGGCGCACGGTCTATGGCTGGTTCCGGCGCTGGATCGAGAAGGGCCTGTTCGAGAGCCTGATGCGGGCTCTGGCGCGCCGTCAGCGGCGGCGTTGCGGACGTCGGCCCGATCCACGGCTGGCGGTCATCGACACGCAAAGCGTCAAGTGCATCGGGGTCCGCGGGCCGCGCGGCTACGATGGTGCCAAGAAGCTGGTCGGGCGCAAACGCGTGGCTCTGGTGGATGCCCAAGGGCACGTCCTGGCGCTGGCTGTCGTGCCCGCCAACGTGCAGGATCGCGACACGCTGCCGGCGCTGGATGCGGGCAAGCAGACGTGGCCCAGCCTGCGTCTGGCTCTCCTCGACGGTGCCTTCACGGCCGAGCGCTGCCAAGAATGGTGCAACCTCCACGGCATGCGCCACCGCGTGGTCGAGAAGCAGCCGGACCAGAAGGGCTTCGTCGTGCTGGAGCGGCGCTGGGTCGTAGAGAGAACCTTCGGCTGGCTCAGCCACTGGGGTGGCCTGCTCCGTGAGCGCGCTGGTCGCCTCGACGTTGCAACGGGACGCCTCGCCTGCGTCGCCAGCCTCATGGCCGCCAACGCCCTCAACAATCCCGCCTGA
- a CDS encoding IS3 family transposase (programmed frameshift) — MVSFNDPPRAERVEVITSVQRRRHWTTQEKVRLVEETYLPGQSVSLVARRHGLNANQLFTWRRLMARGALTAAGAGEEVVPASELRAALQQIRELQRLLGKKTLETEILREAMEPGRRPQKVAAAHDLVAGGRPVSAVASALGLSRPHLASSRQTAPARKPIARRGRPPAPDAELLGAIQALIADLPTYGYRRVHALLRRQAERDGRPAPNVKRVYRVMKAHDLLLQRHAGGAETRRHEGKVAVAVRNTRWCSDGLEIAAENGERVRVAFALDCCDREAMSYVATTAGITGEDVRDLMVAAVEHRFGPVNQLPSLIEWLTDNGSCYLARDTRRFARDLGLVPKTTPLESPQSNGMAEAFVRTLKRDYVRVSILPDAESVLRQLPVWLAHYNDLHPHRALGYRSPREFIARSTQETVSGL; from the exons ATGGTGAGTTTTAACGATCCGCCCCGCGCCGAGCGCGTCGAGGTGATCACCTCCGTCCAGCGCCGGCGGCACTGGACCACGCAGGAGAAGGTGCGCCTCGTCGAGGAGACGTATCTGCCCGGCCAGTCTGTCTCGCTCGTCGCCCGCCGCCACGGGCTGAACGCCAACCAGCTGTTCACGTGGCGTCGGCTGATGGCGCGCGGCGCCCTCACGGCCGCCGGGGCCGGCGAGGAGGTGGTGCCAGCCTCCGAGCTTCGCGCTGCCCTGCAGCAGATCCGCGAGCTACAGCGGCTCCTGGGCAAGAAGACGCTGGAAACCGAGATCTTGCGCGAGGCGATGGAGC CGGGTCGCCGCCCCCAAAAAGTTGCCGCTGCGCATGACCTCGTGGCTGGGGGACGGCCGGTGAGCGCGGTGGCTTCGGCTTTGGGCTTATCGCGCCCGCACCTCGCCTCCTCCCGGCAGACGGCCCCCGCCCGGAAGCCCATAGCGCGACGCGGTCGTCCGCCTGCACCCGACGCCGAGCTGCTCGGCGCGATCCAGGCGCTCATCGCGGATCTGCCGACCTACGGCTATCGGCGCGTCCACGCCCTCTTGCGCCGGCAGGCCGAGCGGGACGGCCGGCCTGCGCCGAACGTGAAGCGCGTCTACCGAGTCATGAAGGCGCACGACCTCCTGCTTCAGCGACACGCGGGCGGAGCCGAGACGCGCCGTCATGAGGGCAAGGTGGCGGTGGCCGTCCGCAACACGCGCTGGTGCTCGGACGGGCTAGAGATCGCGGCGGAGAACGGTGAGAGGGTGCGGGTCGCCTTCGCGCTCGACTGCTGTGACCGGGAGGCGATGAGCTACGTGGCAACCACGGCGGGCATCACGGGCGAGGACGTCCGCGACCTGATGGTGGCGGCCGTCGAGCATCGCTTCGGGCCAGTCAACCAGCTGCCGAGCCTGATCGAGTGGCTGACCGACAACGGCAGCTGCTACTTGGCCCGCGACACGCGCCGCTTCGCTCGCGACCTCGGATTGGTGCCGAAAACGACGCCGCTGGAGAGCCCTCAGAGTAATGGCATGGCCGAGGCGTTCGTGCGGACCTTGAAGCGCGACTACGTGCGCGTCTCGATCCTGCCGGATGCTGAAAGCGTGCTGCGCCAGCTTCCCGTTTGGCTGGCGCACTACAACGACCTTCACCCTCATCGCGCGCTGGGCTACCGCTCGCCGCGCGAGTTCATCGCCCGATCAACCCAGGAGACCGTGTCCGGTCTTTAG
- a CDS encoding IS256 family transposase — MTDDRVALIEALQKADDGNFLRSLAETVLQILMEADVEGLIGAGRYERTGERSTYRNGYRERSLDTRLGSLNLKIPKLRTGSYFPGFLEPRRTVEKALVAVIQEAWIAGVSTRRVDDLVQAMGLSGISKSSVSKLCKEIDERVNAFLTRPLSGAWPYLWLDATYLKVREGGRIVSVAAIVAVAVDTEGRREIVGLHIGPSEAEVFWTDFLRSLVKRGLSGVQLVISDAHEGLKAAIRRVLKATWQRCRVHWTRNALAYVPRTQQTMVAAGLRHAFQQPDQDAARAALQHLGEQLHNRWPKLKVFIEATCEDVLAYLTFPLQHRAKLHSTNPLERLNKEIKRRADVVGIFPNTDSIQRLIGAVLLEANDEWQLQHRYMQIEGMAGFAPALIEESVTTLPPQAA; from the coding sequence ATGACCGACGACAGAGTGGCACTGATCGAGGCGCTGCAGAAGGCTGACGACGGCAACTTCCTGCGCTCGTTGGCCGAGACGGTCCTGCAGATCCTGATGGAGGCCGACGTGGAGGGCCTGATCGGCGCGGGCCGCTACGAGCGCACAGGCGAACGCAGCACCTACCGCAACGGCTATCGCGAGCGCAGCCTCGACACACGGCTCGGCTCACTCAACCTCAAGATCCCCAAGCTGCGGACCGGCAGCTATTTCCCCGGCTTCCTGGAGCCGCGCCGCACGGTCGAGAAGGCGCTGGTCGCCGTGATCCAGGAGGCGTGGATCGCCGGCGTCTCGACCCGGCGCGTGGACGACTTGGTGCAGGCCATGGGTCTGTCGGGCATCTCCAAGTCCTCCGTGTCGAAGCTGTGCAAGGAGATCGACGAGCGCGTGAACGCCTTCCTGACGCGCCCTCTCTCGGGTGCGTGGCCCTATCTCTGGCTCGATGCCACCTACCTGAAGGTGCGCGAGGGCGGTCGCATCGTCTCTGTCGCTGCCATAGTCGCCGTCGCGGTGGACACCGAAGGCCGGCGCGAGATCGTCGGCCTGCACATCGGCCCCAGTGAGGCCGAGGTGTTCTGGACCGACTTCCTGCGGAGCTTGGTCAAGCGCGGGCTCTCGGGCGTGCAGCTCGTCATCTCGGATGCCCACGAGGGGCTCAAGGCGGCCATCCGCCGGGTGCTGAAGGCGACCTGGCAACGCTGCCGCGTTCACTGGACCCGGAACGCGCTGGCCTACGTGCCGCGGACCCAGCAGACCATGGTGGCTGCCGGCCTGCGCCACGCCTTCCAGCAGCCCGATCAGGACGCCGCCCGGGCCGCCCTTCAGCACCTGGGCGAGCAACTGCACAACCGCTGGCCGAAGCTGAAGGTCTTCATCGAGGCCACGTGCGAGGACGTGCTGGCCTACCTGACTTTCCCGCTCCAGCATCGGGCCAAGCTTCACAGCACGAACCCGCTGGAACGCCTCAACAAGGAGATCAAGCGGCGCGCCGATGTGGTCGGCATCTTCCCCAACACGGACTCGATCCAACGCCTGATCGGTGCGGTGCTTCTGGAGGCCAACGACGAGTGGCAGCTTCAGCACCGCTATATGCAGATCGAGGGCATGGCCGGGTTTGCTCCGGCGTTGATCGAGGAGAGCGTCACGACACTTCCACCACAGGCTGCCTGA